The region CTCTGGCCCCAGCACAGCCAGCCCGATGTCCTGCGGGCCGTCCCGACGAAAAGCGCGATCCGGTTGGACGGGGTCCTGGACGAGCCCGCCTGGGCCGCCGCTCCGCGGATCTCCAACTTCACCCAGCGCGAGCTTGACGAAAACAAGCCGGCGACGGAACGGACCGAAGTGGCCGTCCTGTACTCCAAGACCGAGCTGTGGCTCGGGATCTGGTGTTACGACGCGGAGCCGGACAAGATCATCGCCCAAAAGATGAAATGGGATTTCGAGTACGGGACCGAGGACAATTTCATCATCGCCCTCGACTCCTACGGCGACAAGCGGAACGCCTACCTGTTCGCCATCAATCCCAACGGCGCCCAGTACGACGCCCTGGTTGTGGACAACAACCGCCGGACCAACGCCGACTGGAACGGGGTTTGGTTTGTCGCCGCCCGGCGGACGGCGCAGGGCTGGTTCGCGGAGATCCGGATCCCCTTCTCGACCCTGAAGTTCAGCGCCGCCGAGGAGCAGACCTGGGGGATCAATTTCGAGCGGAATATCCGCCGCAAGCGGGAGCAGGTTCTGTGGCAGGGCTGGTCGCGCGACGCCACGATCGTCCAGGTCAACCGGGCCGGGGCCCTGGCCGGGCTGCGGGACCTGACCCGCATGAAAGTCTTCGAGTTCCGGCCCTATGCCCTGGCCGGAGGGGAGAAAGCCCGCGGGACGTCGGCGGCGACGGTCGGCAGCTTCGGCCTGGATTTCAACTACCTCTTCAGTCCCACCGTCAAGCTCGACTTCACAATCCACCCCGATTTCGCCCAGGTCGAATCGGACGACCTGATCGTCAACCTGACCCGCTTTTCGGTTTCGATCCCGGAAAAGCGGCAGTTCTTCCTGGAAGCTCAGAACTTCTTCGATTTTCCGCTGGGCAAGGCCCGGCCGTTCTACAGCCGCCGGGTCGGCTATTATCAAGGCCAGGAAACGCCGATCCTGGGCGGCGGCCGCTTCCTGGGCAAGATGGGCGGCTCCACCCTCGGCATCATGATCCTGCAAACGGAGAAAACAGACTCCGCCCAGGCGATGAATTTCTCCGTTCTGCGCTACAAAAGGGATCTCGGGGAACAATCCTCGATCGGTTTCCTGGCCGTTGGGGCGGCTCAAGCCGGCCGCTTCAACGGCACGGCGGGAATCGACGCCATGTACTCGACGGCCAAGCTCTTCGGCGACAAGAACCTTCAGATCGGCGGCGCGGTCGCGGCCACGTATACCTCCGACCGGGAGGCAACGACCGGAACAGCCCAACGGCTGTTTTTCAACCTGCCGAACGACCTCATGGAGATCAGCGGCTCCTGGGAGCGGGCGGGCCTGGATTTCAACCCGGAGGTCGGGTTTCTGGGCCGGACGGGCTACCAGATCTACACCGCCAAATGGCGGATCAATCCCCGGCCGAGCTTTCTGCCTTGGATCCAGAAGCTCCAATTCAAGCCCCTCGACGTCAGTTACTACATCGACGACCGGACCCACGACATGCAGTCGGTCTACATGGAGTTCCGCCCCCTGGCCGTCTTTTTCAAAAGCGGCGAAC is a window of Candidatus Aminicenantes bacterium DNA encoding:
- a CDS encoding DUF5916 domain-containing protein; this encodes LWPQHSQPDVLRAVPTKSAIRLDGVLDEPAWAAAPRISNFTQRELDENKPATERTEVAVLYSKTELWLGIWCYDAEPDKIIAQKMKWDFEYGTEDNFIIALDSYGDKRNAYLFAINPNGAQYDALVVDNNRRTNADWNGVWFVAARRTAQGWFAEIRIPFSTLKFSAAEEQTWGINFERNIRRKREQVLWQGWSRDATIVQVNRAGALAGLRDLTRMKVFEFRPYALAGGEKARGTSAATVGSFGLDFNYLFSPTVKLDFTIHPDFAQVESDDLIVNLTRFSVSIPEKRQFFLEAQNFFDFPLGKARPFYSRRVGYYQGQETPILGGGRFLGKMGGSTLGIMILQTEKTDSAQAMNFSVLRYKRDLGEQSSIGFLAVGAAQAGRFNGTAGIDAMYSTAKLFGDKNLQIGGAVAATYTSDREATTGTAQRLFFNLPNDLMEISGSWERAGLDFNPEVGFLGRTGYQIYTAKWRINPRPSFLPWIQKLQFKPLDVSYYIDDRTHDMQSVYMEFRPLAVFFKSGEQLEVNIIRNAENLTEAFEIRDGHVIPEGRYWTTQTEIQFQTFDGRPLVFSAGYVWGQFYTGTSVEWDTSLAWKLNKYFGAGLSYQRSDIRLPDGGFAIDEVVGRMNFSLNPKLYGAVFAQWNNDENKLLFNLRITWIPKPGASLYFVLNQFGDTLDPHRNWRLNKTAAMLKFVWYFGAH